A portion of the Vulpes vulpes isolate BD-2025 chromosome 5, VulVul3, whole genome shotgun sequence genome contains these proteins:
- the POLI gene encoding DNA polymerase iota isoform X2, producing the protein MEQRRAGPAEEAGGDEAAEAGEAGCSPAAAAPEEPGGLVVPEGGPPARVIVHVDLDCFYAQVEMISNPELKGKPLGVQQKYLVVTCNYEARKLGVKKLMNVRDAKEKCPQLVLVNGEDLTRYREMSYKVTELLEEFSPVVERLGFDENFVDLTEMVEKRLQQLQSDELSALTVSGHVYNNQYINLHDILHIRLLVGSQIATEMREAMYNQLGLTGCAGVASNKLLAKLVSGVFKPNQQTVLLPESSQVLIQSLNHVKEMPGIGYKTAKRLEALGISSVHDLQTFSSKILEKELGISVAQRIQKLSFGEDNSPVTPSGPPQSFSEEDSFKKCSSEVEVKNKIEELLASLLNRVCQDGRKPHTIRLIIRRYSSENHCSRESRQCPIPSHIIQKLGTGNCDVITPMVDILMKLFRNMVNVKMPFHLTLLSVCLCNLKALNTSKKGTIDYYLTPSLSTTSRSGKRSFKMKDSHMEDFPKDKETNWDFLPSGRIESTRTGEAPRDTADFSKEKDSDEFPLRSLPEGIDQEVFKELPVDIQEEILSGKSGEKVQGKGSLNCPLHASRGVLSFFSTKQMQDSPLNPTDHLSNSKQISSVSSCEPGTSGLNSSSSSSPSSQKNYSHYIDSRLQDERMSQGPKESQGFHFSNTNPAVSIFHSFPNLQSEQLFSKNCSTDSHKEPVVTVSHHEGLKENREQDSSDEKITFPSDVDPEVFYELPEEVQKELLADWKRAGSDFHNVHK; encoded by the exons ATGGAGCAGCGGCGGGCGGGGCCCGCGGAGGAAGCGGGCGGCGACGAGGCGGCGGAGGCGGGGGAGGCGGGCTGCAGCCCCGCGGCGGCCGCGCCGGAGGAGCCCGGCGGCCTCG TGGTGCCCGAAGGAGGCCCTCCAGCCAGAGTCATAGTTCACGTGGACCTGGATTGCTTTTATGCACAAGTAGAAATGATCTCCAACCCTGAACTGAAGGGCAAACCTTTAG gCGTTCAGCAGAAATATTTGGTAGTTACCTGCAACTATGAAGCTAGGAAACTTGGAGTTAAGAAACTAATGAATGTCAGagatgcaaaagaaaaatgtCCACAGCTGGTATTAGTTAATGGAGAAGACTTGACTCGTTACAGAGAGATGTCATATAAGGTTACAG AATTGTTGGAAGAATTTAGTCCAGTTGTTGAGAGACTTGGATTTGATGAAAATTTTGTGGATCTAACAGAAATGGTTGAGAAGAGACTACAGCAACTTCAAAGTGATGAACTTTCAGCACTGACTGTGTCAGGTCATGTTTATAATAATCAGT ATATAAACCTGCATGACATCTTGCACATCAGATTACTTGTTGGATCTCAGATTGCAACAGAGATGCGGGAAGCCATGTATAATCAACTGGGTCTCACTGGCTGTGCTGGAGTGGCTTCTAATAAATTATTGGCAAAATTAGTTTCTGGTGTTTTTAAACCAAATCAACAAACAGTCTTACTACCTGAAAGTTCTCAAGTTCTCATTCAGAGCTTGAACCATGTAAAGGAAATGCCTG GTATTGGCTATAAAACTGCCAAACGTCTTGAAGCTCTGGGTATCAGTAGTGTGCATGATCTTCAAACCTTTTCatccaaaatattagaaaaagaattaGGAATTTCAGTTGCTCAGCGTATCCAGAAGCTCAGTTTTGGAGAGGATAACTCTCCTGTGACACCCTCAGGACCACCTCAG TCCTTTAGTGAAgaagattcatttaaaaagtgttcATCAGAAGTCgaagttaaaaataagattgaaGAACTACTTGCCAGTCTCTTGAACAG AGTATGCCAAGATGGAAGGAAGCCACATACAATCAGATTAATAATCCGTCGATATTCATCTGAGAATCACTGTAGCCGTGAGAGTCGTCAGTGCCCTATTCCATCACATATAATTCAGAAGTTGGGGACAG GAAATTGCGATGTGATAACCCCAATGGTTGATATACTTATGAAACTTTTCCGAAATATGGTAAATGTGAAGATGCCATTTCATCTTACTCTTTTAAGTGTGTGCCTCTGTAACCTTAAAGCACTAAATACTTCTAAGAAAGGGACTATTGATTATTATTTGACACCATCATTATCAACAACTTCACGGTCTGGCAAACGCAGTTTT AAAATGAAAGACAGTCATATGGAAGATTTTcccaaagacaaagaaacaaattgGGATTTTCTACCATCTGGAAGAATTGAAAGTACAAGAACTGGGGAGGCTCCACGAGATACTGcagatttttctaaagaaaaagacaGTGATGAATTCCCACTCCGCTCACTTCCTGAAGGTATTGACCAAGAAGTCTTTAAGGAGCTTCCAGTAGATATTCAAGAAGAAATCCTTTCTGGAAAATCTGGAGAAAAAGTTCAAGGCAAAGGAAGTTTGAATTGTCCATTACATGCCTCTAGAGGagtattatctttcttttctacAAAACAAATGCAAGATAGTCCCTTAAATCCTACAGATCATTTATCCAATAGTAAACAGATATCGTCTGTATCTTCCTGTGAACCAGGAACATCAGGTTTAAATAGCAGTAGTTCCTCTTCTCCATCTAGTCAAAAGAATTATTCACATTATATAGACAGTAGATTACAAGATGAACGAATGAGTCAAGGACCTAAAGAATCTCAAGGATTTCATTTCTCAAATACAAACCCTGCTGTAtctattttccattcatttccaaATTTGCAGAGTGAGCAACTTTTCTCCAAGAACTGCTCTACAGATAGCCATAAGGAACCAGTAGTGACAGTCTCTCATCATGAAGGACTTAAAGAAAATAGAGAGCAAGATTCTAGTGATGAGAAAATTACCTTTCCTTCTGACGTTGATCCTGAAGTTTTCTATGAACTACCAGAAGAGGTACAAAAAGAGCTGTTGGCAGACTGGAAGAGAGCAGGATCAGATTTCCACAATGTACATAAATAA
- the POLI gene encoding DNA polymerase iota isoform X4, whose product MEQRRAGPAEEAGGDEAAEAGEAGCSPAAAAPEEPGGLVVPEGGPPARVIVHVDLDCFYAQVEMISNPELKGKPLDINLHDILHIRLLVGSQIATEMREAMYNQLGLTGCAGVASNKLLAKLVSGVFKPNQQTVLLPESSQVLIQSLNHVKEMPGIGYKTAKRLEALGISSVHDLQTFSSKILEKELGISVAQRIQKLSFGEDNSPVTPSGPPQSFSEEDSFKKCSSEVEVKNKIEELLASLLNRVCQDGRKPHTIRLIIRRYSSENHCSRESRQCPIPSHIIQKLGTDFIYLFMRDRKREKQRQAEGEAGSMPGARRRTPSRDSSITPWAKGNCDVITPMVDILMKLFRNMVNVKMPFHLTLLSVCLCNLKALNTSKKGTIDYYLTPSLSTTSRSGKRSFKMKDSHMEDFPKDKETNWDFLPSGRIESTRTGEAPRDTADFSKEKDSDEFPLRSLPEGIDQEVFKELPVDIQEEILSGKSGEKVQGKGSLNCPLHASRGVLSFFSTKQMQDSPLNPTDHLSNSKQISSVSSCEPGTSGLNSSSSSSPSSQKNYSHYIDSRLQDERMSQGPKESQGFHFSNTNPAVSIFHSFPNLQSEQLFSKNCSTDSHKEPVVTVSHHEGLKENREQDSSDEKITFPSDVDPEVFYELPEEVQKELLADWKRAGSDFHNVHK is encoded by the exons ATGGAGCAGCGGCGGGCGGGGCCCGCGGAGGAAGCGGGCGGCGACGAGGCGGCGGAGGCGGGGGAGGCGGGCTGCAGCCCCGCGGCGGCCGCGCCGGAGGAGCCCGGCGGCCTCG TGGTGCCCGAAGGAGGCCCTCCAGCCAGAGTCATAGTTCACGTGGACCTGGATTGCTTTTATGCACAAGTAGAAATGATCTCCAACCCTGAACTGAAGGGCAAACCTTTAG ATATAAACCTGCATGACATCTTGCACATCAGATTACTTGTTGGATCTCAGATTGCAACAGAGATGCGGGAAGCCATGTATAATCAACTGGGTCTCACTGGCTGTGCTGGAGTGGCTTCTAATAAATTATTGGCAAAATTAGTTTCTGGTGTTTTTAAACCAAATCAACAAACAGTCTTACTACCTGAAAGTTCTCAAGTTCTCATTCAGAGCTTGAACCATGTAAAGGAAATGCCTG GTATTGGCTATAAAACTGCCAAACGTCTTGAAGCTCTGGGTATCAGTAGTGTGCATGATCTTCAAACCTTTTCatccaaaatattagaaaaagaattaGGAATTTCAGTTGCTCAGCGTATCCAGAAGCTCAGTTTTGGAGAGGATAACTCTCCTGTGACACCCTCAGGACCACCTCAG TCCTTTAGTGAAgaagattcatttaaaaagtgttcATCAGAAGTCgaagttaaaaataagattgaaGAACTACTTGCCAGTCTCTTGAACAG AGTATGCCAAGATGGAAGGAAGCCACATACAATCAGATTAATAATCCGTCGATATTCATCTGAGAATCACTGTAGCCGTGAGAGTCGTCAGTGCCCTATTCCATCACATATAATTCAGAAGTTGGGGACAG attttatttatttattcatgagagacagaaagagagagaagcagagacaggcagagggagaagcaggctccatgccgggagcccgacgtaggactccatcccgggactccagcatcacgccttgggccaaag GAAATTGCGATGTGATAACCCCAATGGTTGATATACTTATGAAACTTTTCCGAAATATGGTAAATGTGAAGATGCCATTTCATCTTACTCTTTTAAGTGTGTGCCTCTGTAACCTTAAAGCACTAAATACTTCTAAGAAAGGGACTATTGATTATTATTTGACACCATCATTATCAACAACTTCACGGTCTGGCAAACGCAGTTTT AAAATGAAAGACAGTCATATGGAAGATTTTcccaaagacaaagaaacaaattgGGATTTTCTACCATCTGGAAGAATTGAAAGTACAAGAACTGGGGAGGCTCCACGAGATACTGcagatttttctaaagaaaaagacaGTGATGAATTCCCACTCCGCTCACTTCCTGAAGGTATTGACCAAGAAGTCTTTAAGGAGCTTCCAGTAGATATTCAAGAAGAAATCCTTTCTGGAAAATCTGGAGAAAAAGTTCAAGGCAAAGGAAGTTTGAATTGTCCATTACATGCCTCTAGAGGagtattatctttcttttctacAAAACAAATGCAAGATAGTCCCTTAAATCCTACAGATCATTTATCCAATAGTAAACAGATATCGTCTGTATCTTCCTGTGAACCAGGAACATCAGGTTTAAATAGCAGTAGTTCCTCTTCTCCATCTAGTCAAAAGAATTATTCACATTATATAGACAGTAGATTACAAGATGAACGAATGAGTCAAGGACCTAAAGAATCTCAAGGATTTCATTTCTCAAATACAAACCCTGCTGTAtctattttccattcatttccaaATTTGCAGAGTGAGCAACTTTTCTCCAAGAACTGCTCTACAGATAGCCATAAGGAACCAGTAGTGACAGTCTCTCATCATGAAGGACTTAAAGAAAATAGAGAGCAAGATTCTAGTGATGAGAAAATTACCTTTCCTTCTGACGTTGATCCTGAAGTTTTCTATGAACTACCAGAAGAGGTACAAAAAGAGCTGTTGGCAGACTGGAAGAGAGCAGGATCAGATTTCCACAATGTACATAAATAA
- the POLI gene encoding DNA polymerase iota isoform X1 — MEQRRAGPAEEAGGDEAAEAGEAGCSPAAAAPEEPGGLVVPEGGPPARVIVHVDLDCFYAQVEMISNPELKGKPLGVQQKYLVVTCNYEARKLGVKKLMNVRDAKEKCPQLVLVNGEDLTRYREMSYKVTELLEEFSPVVERLGFDENFVDLTEMVEKRLQQLQSDELSALTVSGHVYNNQYINLHDILHIRLLVGSQIATEMREAMYNQLGLTGCAGVASNKLLAKLVSGVFKPNQQTVLLPESSQVLIQSLNHVKEMPGIGYKTAKRLEALGISSVHDLQTFSSKILEKELGISVAQRIQKLSFGEDNSPVTPSGPPQSFSEEDSFKKCSSEVEVKNKIEELLASLLNRVCQDGRKPHTIRLIIRRYSSENHCSRESRQCPIPSHIIQKLGTDFIYLFMRDRKREKQRQAEGEAGSMPGARRRTPSRDSSITPWAKGNCDVITPMVDILMKLFRNMVNVKMPFHLTLLSVCLCNLKALNTSKKGTIDYYLTPSLSTTSRSGKRSFKMKDSHMEDFPKDKETNWDFLPSGRIESTRTGEAPRDTADFSKEKDSDEFPLRSLPEGIDQEVFKELPVDIQEEILSGKSGEKVQGKGSLNCPLHASRGVLSFFSTKQMQDSPLNPTDHLSNSKQISSVSSCEPGTSGLNSSSSSSPSSQKNYSHYIDSRLQDERMSQGPKESQGFHFSNTNPAVSIFHSFPNLQSEQLFSKNCSTDSHKEPVVTVSHHEGLKENREQDSSDEKITFPSDVDPEVFYELPEEVQKELLADWKRAGSDFHNVHK; from the exons ATGGAGCAGCGGCGGGCGGGGCCCGCGGAGGAAGCGGGCGGCGACGAGGCGGCGGAGGCGGGGGAGGCGGGCTGCAGCCCCGCGGCGGCCGCGCCGGAGGAGCCCGGCGGCCTCG TGGTGCCCGAAGGAGGCCCTCCAGCCAGAGTCATAGTTCACGTGGACCTGGATTGCTTTTATGCACAAGTAGAAATGATCTCCAACCCTGAACTGAAGGGCAAACCTTTAG gCGTTCAGCAGAAATATTTGGTAGTTACCTGCAACTATGAAGCTAGGAAACTTGGAGTTAAGAAACTAATGAATGTCAGagatgcaaaagaaaaatgtCCACAGCTGGTATTAGTTAATGGAGAAGACTTGACTCGTTACAGAGAGATGTCATATAAGGTTACAG AATTGTTGGAAGAATTTAGTCCAGTTGTTGAGAGACTTGGATTTGATGAAAATTTTGTGGATCTAACAGAAATGGTTGAGAAGAGACTACAGCAACTTCAAAGTGATGAACTTTCAGCACTGACTGTGTCAGGTCATGTTTATAATAATCAGT ATATAAACCTGCATGACATCTTGCACATCAGATTACTTGTTGGATCTCAGATTGCAACAGAGATGCGGGAAGCCATGTATAATCAACTGGGTCTCACTGGCTGTGCTGGAGTGGCTTCTAATAAATTATTGGCAAAATTAGTTTCTGGTGTTTTTAAACCAAATCAACAAACAGTCTTACTACCTGAAAGTTCTCAAGTTCTCATTCAGAGCTTGAACCATGTAAAGGAAATGCCTG GTATTGGCTATAAAACTGCCAAACGTCTTGAAGCTCTGGGTATCAGTAGTGTGCATGATCTTCAAACCTTTTCatccaaaatattagaaaaagaattaGGAATTTCAGTTGCTCAGCGTATCCAGAAGCTCAGTTTTGGAGAGGATAACTCTCCTGTGACACCCTCAGGACCACCTCAG TCCTTTAGTGAAgaagattcatttaaaaagtgttcATCAGAAGTCgaagttaaaaataagattgaaGAACTACTTGCCAGTCTCTTGAACAG AGTATGCCAAGATGGAAGGAAGCCACATACAATCAGATTAATAATCCGTCGATATTCATCTGAGAATCACTGTAGCCGTGAGAGTCGTCAGTGCCCTATTCCATCACATATAATTCAGAAGTTGGGGACAG attttatttatttattcatgagagacagaaagagagagaagcagagacaggcagagggagaagcaggctccatgccgggagcccgacgtaggactccatcccgggactccagcatcacgccttgggccaaag GAAATTGCGATGTGATAACCCCAATGGTTGATATACTTATGAAACTTTTCCGAAATATGGTAAATGTGAAGATGCCATTTCATCTTACTCTTTTAAGTGTGTGCCTCTGTAACCTTAAAGCACTAAATACTTCTAAGAAAGGGACTATTGATTATTATTTGACACCATCATTATCAACAACTTCACGGTCTGGCAAACGCAGTTTT AAAATGAAAGACAGTCATATGGAAGATTTTcccaaagacaaagaaacaaattgGGATTTTCTACCATCTGGAAGAATTGAAAGTACAAGAACTGGGGAGGCTCCACGAGATACTGcagatttttctaaagaaaaagacaGTGATGAATTCCCACTCCGCTCACTTCCTGAAGGTATTGACCAAGAAGTCTTTAAGGAGCTTCCAGTAGATATTCAAGAAGAAATCCTTTCTGGAAAATCTGGAGAAAAAGTTCAAGGCAAAGGAAGTTTGAATTGTCCATTACATGCCTCTAGAGGagtattatctttcttttctacAAAACAAATGCAAGATAGTCCCTTAAATCCTACAGATCATTTATCCAATAGTAAACAGATATCGTCTGTATCTTCCTGTGAACCAGGAACATCAGGTTTAAATAGCAGTAGTTCCTCTTCTCCATCTAGTCAAAAGAATTATTCACATTATATAGACAGTAGATTACAAGATGAACGAATGAGTCAAGGACCTAAAGAATCTCAAGGATTTCATTTCTCAAATACAAACCCTGCTGTAtctattttccattcatttccaaATTTGCAGAGTGAGCAACTTTTCTCCAAGAACTGCTCTACAGATAGCCATAAGGAACCAGTAGTGACAGTCTCTCATCATGAAGGACTTAAAGAAAATAGAGAGCAAGATTCTAGTGATGAGAAAATTACCTTTCCTTCTGACGTTGATCCTGAAGTTTTCTATGAACTACCAGAAGAGGTACAAAAAGAGCTGTTGGCAGACTGGAAGAGAGCAGGATCAGATTTCCACAATGTACATAAATAA
- the POLI gene encoding DNA polymerase iota isoform X5, producing the protein MEQRRAGPAEEAGGDEAAEAGEAGCSPAAAAPEEPGGLVVPEGGPPARVIVHVDLDCFYAQVEMISNPELKGKPLDINLHDILHIRLLVGSQIATEMREAMYNQLGLTGCAGVASNKLLAKLVSGVFKPNQQTVLLPESSQVLIQSLNHVKEMPGIGYKTAKRLEALGISSVHDLQTFSSKILEKELGISVAQRIQKLSFGEDNSPVTPSGPPQSFSEEDSFKKCSSEVEVKNKIEELLASLLNRVCQDGRKPHTIRLIIRRYSSENHCSRESRQCPIPSHIIQKLGTGNCDVITPMVDILMKLFRNMVNVKMPFHLTLLSVCLCNLKALNTSKKGTIDYYLTPSLSTTSRSGKRSFKMKDSHMEDFPKDKETNWDFLPSGRIESTRTGEAPRDTADFSKEKDSDEFPLRSLPEGIDQEVFKELPVDIQEEILSGKSGEKVQGKGSLNCPLHASRGVLSFFSTKQMQDSPLNPTDHLSNSKQISSVSSCEPGTSGLNSSSSSSPSSQKNYSHYIDSRLQDERMSQGPKESQGFHFSNTNPAVSIFHSFPNLQSEQLFSKNCSTDSHKEPVVTVSHHEGLKENREQDSSDEKITFPSDVDPEVFYELPEEVQKELLADWKRAGSDFHNVHK; encoded by the exons ATGGAGCAGCGGCGGGCGGGGCCCGCGGAGGAAGCGGGCGGCGACGAGGCGGCGGAGGCGGGGGAGGCGGGCTGCAGCCCCGCGGCGGCCGCGCCGGAGGAGCCCGGCGGCCTCG TGGTGCCCGAAGGAGGCCCTCCAGCCAGAGTCATAGTTCACGTGGACCTGGATTGCTTTTATGCACAAGTAGAAATGATCTCCAACCCTGAACTGAAGGGCAAACCTTTAG ATATAAACCTGCATGACATCTTGCACATCAGATTACTTGTTGGATCTCAGATTGCAACAGAGATGCGGGAAGCCATGTATAATCAACTGGGTCTCACTGGCTGTGCTGGAGTGGCTTCTAATAAATTATTGGCAAAATTAGTTTCTGGTGTTTTTAAACCAAATCAACAAACAGTCTTACTACCTGAAAGTTCTCAAGTTCTCATTCAGAGCTTGAACCATGTAAAGGAAATGCCTG GTATTGGCTATAAAACTGCCAAACGTCTTGAAGCTCTGGGTATCAGTAGTGTGCATGATCTTCAAACCTTTTCatccaaaatattagaaaaagaattaGGAATTTCAGTTGCTCAGCGTATCCAGAAGCTCAGTTTTGGAGAGGATAACTCTCCTGTGACACCCTCAGGACCACCTCAG TCCTTTAGTGAAgaagattcatttaaaaagtgttcATCAGAAGTCgaagttaaaaataagattgaaGAACTACTTGCCAGTCTCTTGAACAG AGTATGCCAAGATGGAAGGAAGCCACATACAATCAGATTAATAATCCGTCGATATTCATCTGAGAATCACTGTAGCCGTGAGAGTCGTCAGTGCCCTATTCCATCACATATAATTCAGAAGTTGGGGACAG GAAATTGCGATGTGATAACCCCAATGGTTGATATACTTATGAAACTTTTCCGAAATATGGTAAATGTGAAGATGCCATTTCATCTTACTCTTTTAAGTGTGTGCCTCTGTAACCTTAAAGCACTAAATACTTCTAAGAAAGGGACTATTGATTATTATTTGACACCATCATTATCAACAACTTCACGGTCTGGCAAACGCAGTTTT AAAATGAAAGACAGTCATATGGAAGATTTTcccaaagacaaagaaacaaattgGGATTTTCTACCATCTGGAAGAATTGAAAGTACAAGAACTGGGGAGGCTCCACGAGATACTGcagatttttctaaagaaaaagacaGTGATGAATTCCCACTCCGCTCACTTCCTGAAGGTATTGACCAAGAAGTCTTTAAGGAGCTTCCAGTAGATATTCAAGAAGAAATCCTTTCTGGAAAATCTGGAGAAAAAGTTCAAGGCAAAGGAAGTTTGAATTGTCCATTACATGCCTCTAGAGGagtattatctttcttttctacAAAACAAATGCAAGATAGTCCCTTAAATCCTACAGATCATTTATCCAATAGTAAACAGATATCGTCTGTATCTTCCTGTGAACCAGGAACATCAGGTTTAAATAGCAGTAGTTCCTCTTCTCCATCTAGTCAAAAGAATTATTCACATTATATAGACAGTAGATTACAAGATGAACGAATGAGTCAAGGACCTAAAGAATCTCAAGGATTTCATTTCTCAAATACAAACCCTGCTGTAtctattttccattcatttccaaATTTGCAGAGTGAGCAACTTTTCTCCAAGAACTGCTCTACAGATAGCCATAAGGAACCAGTAGTGACAGTCTCTCATCATGAAGGACTTAAAGAAAATAGAGAGCAAGATTCTAGTGATGAGAAAATTACCTTTCCTTCTGACGTTGATCCTGAAGTTTTCTATGAACTACCAGAAGAGGTACAAAAAGAGCTGTTGGCAGACTGGAAGAGAGCAGGATCAGATTTCCACAATGTACATAAATAA
- the POLI gene encoding DNA polymerase iota isoform X3 encodes MEQRRAGPAEEAGGDEAAEAGEAGCSPAAAAPEEPGGLVVPEGGPPARVIVHVDLDCFYAQVEMISNPELKGKPLELLEEFSPVVERLGFDENFVDLTEMVEKRLQQLQSDELSALTVSGHVYNNQYINLHDILHIRLLVGSQIATEMREAMYNQLGLTGCAGVASNKLLAKLVSGVFKPNQQTVLLPESSQVLIQSLNHVKEMPGIGYKTAKRLEALGISSVHDLQTFSSKILEKELGISVAQRIQKLSFGEDNSPVTPSGPPQSFSEEDSFKKCSSEVEVKNKIEELLASLLNRVCQDGRKPHTIRLIIRRYSSENHCSRESRQCPIPSHIIQKLGTDFIYLFMRDRKREKQRQAEGEAGSMPGARRRTPSRDSSITPWAKGNCDVITPMVDILMKLFRNMVNVKMPFHLTLLSVCLCNLKALNTSKKGTIDYYLTPSLSTTSRSGKRSFKMKDSHMEDFPKDKETNWDFLPSGRIESTRTGEAPRDTADFSKEKDSDEFPLRSLPEGIDQEVFKELPVDIQEEILSGKSGEKVQGKGSLNCPLHASRGVLSFFSTKQMQDSPLNPTDHLSNSKQISSVSSCEPGTSGLNSSSSSSPSSQKNYSHYIDSRLQDERMSQGPKESQGFHFSNTNPAVSIFHSFPNLQSEQLFSKNCSTDSHKEPVVTVSHHEGLKENREQDSSDEKITFPSDVDPEVFYELPEEVQKELLADWKRAGSDFHNVHK; translated from the exons ATGGAGCAGCGGCGGGCGGGGCCCGCGGAGGAAGCGGGCGGCGACGAGGCGGCGGAGGCGGGGGAGGCGGGCTGCAGCCCCGCGGCGGCCGCGCCGGAGGAGCCCGGCGGCCTCG TGGTGCCCGAAGGAGGCCCTCCAGCCAGAGTCATAGTTCACGTGGACCTGGATTGCTTTTATGCACAAGTAGAAATGATCTCCAACCCTGAACTGAAGGGCAAACCTTTAG AATTGTTGGAAGAATTTAGTCCAGTTGTTGAGAGACTTGGATTTGATGAAAATTTTGTGGATCTAACAGAAATGGTTGAGAAGAGACTACAGCAACTTCAAAGTGATGAACTTTCAGCACTGACTGTGTCAGGTCATGTTTATAATAATCAGT ATATAAACCTGCATGACATCTTGCACATCAGATTACTTGTTGGATCTCAGATTGCAACAGAGATGCGGGAAGCCATGTATAATCAACTGGGTCTCACTGGCTGTGCTGGAGTGGCTTCTAATAAATTATTGGCAAAATTAGTTTCTGGTGTTTTTAAACCAAATCAACAAACAGTCTTACTACCTGAAAGTTCTCAAGTTCTCATTCAGAGCTTGAACCATGTAAAGGAAATGCCTG GTATTGGCTATAAAACTGCCAAACGTCTTGAAGCTCTGGGTATCAGTAGTGTGCATGATCTTCAAACCTTTTCatccaaaatattagaaaaagaattaGGAATTTCAGTTGCTCAGCGTATCCAGAAGCTCAGTTTTGGAGAGGATAACTCTCCTGTGACACCCTCAGGACCACCTCAG TCCTTTAGTGAAgaagattcatttaaaaagtgttcATCAGAAGTCgaagttaaaaataagattgaaGAACTACTTGCCAGTCTCTTGAACAG AGTATGCCAAGATGGAAGGAAGCCACATACAATCAGATTAATAATCCGTCGATATTCATCTGAGAATCACTGTAGCCGTGAGAGTCGTCAGTGCCCTATTCCATCACATATAATTCAGAAGTTGGGGACAG attttatttatttattcatgagagacagaaagagagagaagcagagacaggcagagggagaagcaggctccatgccgggagcccgacgtaggactccatcccgggactccagcatcacgccttgggccaaag GAAATTGCGATGTGATAACCCCAATGGTTGATATACTTATGAAACTTTTCCGAAATATGGTAAATGTGAAGATGCCATTTCATCTTACTCTTTTAAGTGTGTGCCTCTGTAACCTTAAAGCACTAAATACTTCTAAGAAAGGGACTATTGATTATTATTTGACACCATCATTATCAACAACTTCACGGTCTGGCAAACGCAGTTTT AAAATGAAAGACAGTCATATGGAAGATTTTcccaaagacaaagaaacaaattgGGATTTTCTACCATCTGGAAGAATTGAAAGTACAAGAACTGGGGAGGCTCCACGAGATACTGcagatttttctaaagaaaaagacaGTGATGAATTCCCACTCCGCTCACTTCCTGAAGGTATTGACCAAGAAGTCTTTAAGGAGCTTCCAGTAGATATTCAAGAAGAAATCCTTTCTGGAAAATCTGGAGAAAAAGTTCAAGGCAAAGGAAGTTTGAATTGTCCATTACATGCCTCTAGAGGagtattatctttcttttctacAAAACAAATGCAAGATAGTCCCTTAAATCCTACAGATCATTTATCCAATAGTAAACAGATATCGTCTGTATCTTCCTGTGAACCAGGAACATCAGGTTTAAATAGCAGTAGTTCCTCTTCTCCATCTAGTCAAAAGAATTATTCACATTATATAGACAGTAGATTACAAGATGAACGAATGAGTCAAGGACCTAAAGAATCTCAAGGATTTCATTTCTCAAATACAAACCCTGCTGTAtctattttccattcatttccaaATTTGCAGAGTGAGCAACTTTTCTCCAAGAACTGCTCTACAGATAGCCATAAGGAACCAGTAGTGACAGTCTCTCATCATGAAGGACTTAAAGAAAATAGAGAGCAAGATTCTAGTGATGAGAAAATTACCTTTCCTTCTGACGTTGATCCTGAAGTTTTCTATGAACTACCAGAAGAGGTACAAAAAGAGCTGTTGGCAGACTGGAAGAGAGCAGGATCAGATTTCCACAATGTACATAAATAA